The Salegentibacter sp. Hel_I_6 region GCTTATCTTTAAAATTAAAATCGTTTAAAGTCTTCATTTTTTTCATTTCTTTTAAAAACCAAATAATCTGGTTTGGTTGGTTAACATTAAGCCCAATCGGCTTTTATTCAGCTTGTGCTATTTACAAATATAAATTTTTCCGAAGACATTAAAGTGTATATAAATTTTATATTTGCTTATGCTTTTTGAAGAAATAATAGGTTTACAGCATTTAAAGAAACATCTTACCACTACCGCCGATAATGGCCGTGTTCCACACGCACAATTATTTGTAGGAAAAAGTGGCAGTGGTACTTTACCCCTTGCTATCGCTTATGCGCAATACATACTTTGCCAGCATAAACCGGAAACTGATAATTGTAATGAGCGATTTAAAAAATTAGCACATCCAGATCTCCATTTTGCTTTTCCAGTTGCAGCAAATCAAAAAATTAAGAAACATCCGGTTTCCTCCCATTTTCTGGAAGAATGGCGGGAATTTGTTAAAACCAATCCTTACGGAAGTTTATTTGAATGGTATCAAAAACTTGGTATTGAAAATAAACAAGGCCAAATTGGTGTAGATGAAGCCCAGGCCGTAGTGAAATCACTTTCATTAAAAGCTTACGAAGGCGGCTTTAAAATAATGATTATTTGGATGGCCGAAAAAATGAATACAGCGGCTGCAAATAAATTGTTGAAATTAATTGAAGAACCACCAAAAAATACGCTTTTTCTTCTTGTAACCGAAGACGAAGAGCAAATCATACAAACCATTAGATCACGTTGCCAAAAACTTCACTTTCCACCACTTCCGGAAGATGAGATTGCAACATTTTTAGAGAAAAACGAAAATTGCAGCAAGCCAGATGCTTTAAAAATTGCACACCAGGCTAACGGAAGTTATACCCGTGCACTTCACTTATTACAAAAGGATAGCGGAGATCAACAATTTGAAACCTGGTTTATAAATTGGGTGCGTACCGCATTTAAAGCTAAAGGGAATAGAGCCACGGTGCTGGAGCTTATTTCCTGGAGTGAAGAAATTGCGGGGATGGGCCGTGAATCGCAGAAGAGTTTCTTGCTTTACTGTATCGACTTTTTTAGACAGGCTTTGATGCTGAATTATAAAGCTGAAAAGTTAGTTTATCTGCAACCGAAAACCACCGGATTTAAACTAGAAAAATTTGCGCCATTTGTTCACGGTAATAATATTAAAGATATTATCGATGCCCTTGAAGAAGCAATTTATCACATTGAAAGGAACGGTAATGCAAAAATCATTCTAACAGATCTTTCAATTAGACTAACCCGATATTTACATAAAAAAGCCGCTTAAAACTATGGAAAACCTTTACGCAAACATCACTGAAATTTTAATCTTACTTTTTATTCTTATTACTTTTTTACAATCTGGGATAGATAAGGCTGCAGATTGGGAAGGAAACACAGCATGGCTAAAAGATCATTTCTCGGGAACTTTCCTGGCCGGCCAGGTTCCTTTAATGGTAGGAATAATTATGATCATTGAAATCATCACAGGAATTACCTGTATTTTAGGCCTTATTTGGCTTATTGGGTACAATGACCCTACAATGGCTCTTTACGCATGCGTGTTGGCTGCTATCACCTTATTAATGCTGTTATTTGGACAACGAATAGCCAAAGATTACGCCGGTGCATTTACATTAACCGGATATTTTATTGTAGTGATCTTTGGAGTCTACTTAATGTCTTAAAAATAGAAAGAGGTCTGAGAAGTAATTCTTATCGTCAAGCTGAACTGGTTTCAGCTTCTAAGTTAATTTGAACCTAGATCCTGAAATAAGTCAGGGATGACGTTTATAGAAAACTTCTCAGACCTCTTTTAAAAACTCAGAACGTAAGTCTAGTTCTTATTATACTCTTCATTTAAATTATCAAGAATTTCCTGTGTAAGGTCTTTTCCATCTTTTGCATACATAATATTTGCAGACTCATTAGAGCCAAAAATATAAGTATAGCCATTTTCTTCACCATAATCTGCAACATAAGCTTTTACTTTCTCAACAATAGAATCTATAACAGCATCGCTTTCCTCTCTAAGACGGTTGCCCTGCATTTGCTGTTGCTGCTGAATTCTTTGCTGCTTTTGCATTAACTCCTGCTCTTTTTGCTGGCGTTGTTCCTGTGACATAGAATTCATCCCTTGCTGATAAGCCTGAACTTCTTCCTGAAATCCTCTTGCGATAGAATCTAATTGTCTCTTTACAGAATCTGATTTTGTAGAAAAATTTGCTTCCACTTCTTCCATTTCTTTGTATTCCTGAACAAGTTTCGTGGTATCTACATAAGCTGTTTTCTCCTGGTCACAAGAAGTAAGTAAAACAGCAACTACCAAAATCATTAAAAGTTTTTTCATCATTATTATAATTTGTTTGGCGCAAATGTAAGAAAGTTAAATTTTCAATGTAAATCAAAAACCAGGAATATAGCCATATAGCAATTTCTTATAGCAAAAAATATTATAATAGGTTTTAATAATTGAAAACAGATTAAATAGAGAGCTTCTAGTGCTTAAATAAGATTAAGGCTATACATTAATTGATTTTCAAACTTAAGAGTGCTTAAATAAGCTTAAAATACTTATTCTAGCTTTTTAGAAAGAAATATACGAGCGAAGAATACTCTGAAGAACTTTGCGCCTTTAAATTTGATTTTAGACCTAGTTTAAGAGCATTTAAAAAATTAGCCTTTCCGGTTTTGTTTTTTTCTGAAAGTAGACTCACATAGAAAGAATCAAAAACGAGTGGCTTGGTTTCAAACTTTTCAAAATTATTTTCTTTAAATAATTTTGAAATTCCATCCTGCGTGAAATGCCAAAGATGACGAGGCACATCATAAGCCGCCCAATATTCTTTATAATATTCGGCATCAAAACTTTTAAAATTAGGTACCGCAATTACCGCGACTCCATTTGGTTTTAATAAACGATGCAATTCTTTAAGTTGAACTTCTAAATTTGGAACGTGTTCCAAAACGTGCCACATAGAAATAACATCAAAAGAATCCTCCTCAAAACTCGATAAATCCTGCTGAAGTTTTATTCCTTTTTCAGCAGCTAATTTTCTTGCCTGCTCATTTGGTTCAACCCCTTCAACATTCCAATTTTTCCTTTTTGCAGTTTGCAAAAAATCTCCGGTTCCTGCACCAATATCTAGTAAATTATTTCCTTTAGCGACCTTATTAATCCATTTCAATTTTTGCAGAAGCATAAAGTTTTTTACTGCGTGGTAAATTTTATCGGTAACACTTTTACTGGAATCTGTGTGGGAAATATAAGCATCACTTTCGTAATAAGCCGAAAGATTTTCAGGTTTGGGTAGTGTTTCTAATATATCAAAATCTTGTAGCTGCTCTAAACGAAATTCTTCTCCAGAAACTAAATGATCTTTGCATTTTAAATGATAAACTTTATCTGCCATAAAAGAATTTTTGGTCGGGATTAATCTTTATAAAATTTCTAAATTCTTTACGTATTTCTGTTAACACTTCGAACCCATTAAAATACTGGTTTCAAATATTCACTAAATCCTCTTCACTTTCAGGCAAAAAATTCCTAACCAAACTTTTGTTTTTTTGCCTCTAATAGTACTACTAAATTTAAAAAAGTATAATCAGATTTATCTTTAGGAAAACTCAATTCTAATGTCTTACTTTTCTTTACCGAATGCGCTCCCTGCAGGATTTAAAAATCAAAAAAGTAAATAGAAGTCCAAAGCTCTTATTTTCTTTATTAATTTTTTAAGTAATGAAAAATGTGATTGCTTTTTATCATAATTTTCAAATTACTCCTACTGGATTGATCTCATCAAGGTTACCTAAAAGAAAATTGTTCCACGTGGAACTTTTAAACTTATCTTCCCATATAGACCAATAAAACCGAAATATCATTAGGGCTAACTCCACTGATTCGTGATGCCTGAGAAATGGAAGTTGGTTGAATTTTATTTAACTTCTCCCGTGCCTCAAAAGACATTGATTTGATCTTAGAATAATCAAAACTATTTGGAATTTTTACATCTTCCAGTCTATTCAATTTATCGGCATTATTTTTTTCCTTCTCAATATAACCAGAATATTTAACCTGAATTTCGGTTTGTTCAAGAATCTCCTGATTCAAATTATTCTCCAGAATGTACTCCTCTACCCCAGGAAATTTTCTAACATCTTTCATTGCAATATTAGGTCGAGAAAAGATCTTAAAAATCTTATCGCTTTGTTTCATTAAAGAAGAATTATTCGCTTCCAAAATTGGATTCGCATCCTCGTGGGAAACACTTTTATTCTTAAAGAAATTTACGAAATCAGAAGACTTTTTTTTCTTTTCTTCCATTTTACGCATACGTTCTTCAGAAGCCAAACCAATTGTATAAGAGCGTTCGGTCAGTCTAAAATCAGCATTATCCTGGCGTAATAAAGTTCTGTACTCAGCACGGGAAGTAAACATTCTATAAGGTTCTTCTGTACCTTTTGTAATAAGATCGTCTATAAGAACACCTATATAAGCTTCATTTCTTTTTATGATGAATTCATCCTTTTCCTGAACTTTTAATGCGGCATTTATACCAGCCATTAAACCCTGGCTAGCTGCTTCTTCATAACCGGTAGTCCCATTAATTTGACCGGCGAAATATAAACCTTCCACCAACTTTGTTTCCAAAGTATGTTTCAACTGAGTAGGTGGAAAATAATCGTATTCAATTGCATAACCTGGTCTAAAAAACTTCACCTTTTCAAATCCGGCAACAGAACGTAAAGCTTTAAATTGAACATCTTCCGGAAGGGAAGTTGAAAATCCGTTTACATAAACTTCTACCGTATTCCATCCTTCGGGTTCAACGAAAAGCTGATGTCTATCTTTATCTGCAAACCTGTTTATTTTATCTTCAATACTTGGGCAATATCTAGGGCCAATACTTTGAATTCGGCCATTAAACATAGGCGATCTTTCAAAACCATCTTTAAGAATCTCGTGTACCTCTGGAGAGGTGTATGTCATATAACAGGAACGTTGTTTTTTTAAAGGTTGGGTTTCATCTAAAAACGAAAATTTCGAAGGTTCTTCATCTCCAGGTTGCTCCACCATTTTAGAATAATCCAGAGACCTGCCATCTACTCTTGGCGGTGTTCCGGTTTTCATTCTGCCAGATTCAAAACCGGCATCCACAAGATCTTTAGTAATTCCGGTAGCGGCTCTCTCCCCTGCTCTACCGCCACCAAAATTTTTATCTCCAATATGGATTAATCCATTTAAGAAAGTTCCATTGGTAAGTACCACACTTTTTGCTCGAATTTTTAATCCTAAAGAAGTTTTCACTCCTTTAAGTTCACCGTTCTCTATAATAAGTCCCGCCACCATCTCCTGGTAAAAATCGAGATTTGGAGTTTGTTCTAATCTAAGCCTCCAATGCTCAGCAAACATCATTCGGTCACTTTGCACTCTTGGACTCCACATTGCGGGTCCCTTAGATTTGTTCAGCATTTTGAATTGAATGGCGCTGGTATCACTTACTAAACCACTGTAACCCCCCAACGCATCAATTTCACGCAAAATTTGTCCTTTAGCAATTCCCCCCATTGCAGGATTACAACTCATTTGAGCAATGTTTTGCAAATTCATGGTCACCAATAAAGTACTGGCTCCTAAATTTGCGGCTGCGGCTGCGGCTTCACTTCCAGCGTGGCCGGCACCAACTACTATAACATCATATTCATTTTCGAACATAAAATCTTTCTTTCTTAATTTATTGTTCCACGTGGAACAATGCAATCTTTTCGTCTTCCTTCTGTCGCATTAAAGCAGCTTCACTTTCAGATTTATCTGCATATCCACAAAGATGTAAAACACCGTGAATAAGAACCCGTTTAAGCTCTTCAGAAAAATCTACATTAAAATCATTGGCGTTATCTATTACTCGATCTATACTGATAAAAATATCGCCATTTAACTCGTCCCCTTCTGAGTTATCAAAGGAGATTATATCTGTATAAGAATCATGCTCCAAAAATTTCAAATTTATCTTATACAAATAATCATCGTCACAAAATATATAATTGATTTCACCGAGTTGTTTATCTTCTGATGAAATAACATTCCTGATCCATTTATCAAAAGAGTTTTCGTCTTCTAACTCAAAATCATTCTCTGAATAAAAATTAATTATTTGTTCGCTCAAAATAGGACTTTACTTTCTGTTTATAAATTTCGCGCAAAGGTAAGCTTTGTCTATTTAAAATTTCGATAGAATTGAAATATTCTTTAGCCTTAATACTTTGATCTTTAGTTGTATTATCGAACTTCTGCCGATTGGTTTCTGACTCCCTTTTATTATTTTCCCCCTGCTGCAACTTTGCATCCTCAAATTCCATTAATTGGTGCTCCAACTGTTGCAATTGTTCCAGGTTCTCTGGATCAAAACCCTTATTTAAAAGTTGCTCTTCAGCTTCCTTCATTTGCTCCTCTAATTGCCTTCCCTGTTCAGAAGAATTCTTCTTGTTCATTTCCTCCAAACGCTGTCTTAGTTCCTGCTGATCTTTATAAATCTCGAACAAATCTTCCATTTCTCCTTCCGCCATTCCTTCGCCGGGTTTCTTGCCTTCGTTTTGTTGCTGATTTTGCTCCTTCCCTTTCTCCTGGAAATCTTTATTTATCTCCTGTTGCTTTTTTATAATATCCTGAAGCTGAAATTCTGAATTTTCGCCGTCCCCTTTCCCCATTTGAGGATTTGCCTGTTGCTGCATAGAAGAAAGAATCTGGCTTAGCATATAAGCTAAATCGTTAGCTCCCGTAACTACATATTGCTGGCTGGATGTACCCTGAGGTAATTCATTTTCGGCCAATCTCTCAAGAGACTTATTTATATCAAAATCAATATCTGTAAGTTGTTTTGTAATACCTTCTGTAATCATTGGGTTACTCAAAGCGAGTGAATACAAACTATCGTCTATATGCCTAAAATTTTCTCTAAGTTCACTTTGTCTTCTAAGTTTTGCAGCGTAACCGGGATTATTGATATCTATTCTGCTAAAATCTTCTAAAAGATCTTCTTGTTGGAAGGAGAAAGTCACCAAATTATCCAGGATTTGGCGAAGGGTTTCAATATCGGCTTTTAACTCTTCCCCACTTTGCTGCATTGAACGCTGCTGCATTTTTTGGCTCATTTCTTCCATTTGGTGTGCAGCATTCTTTTGTTTCTGTTTTGTCTTTTCTAAATCTCCCTTTTCCATTTCCTCTTCGGCATCATTTAGCTCATTTTTGATGCTTTCTTCATCAACGATATCTCGTGGCAAATCGGTTGGCTTTTGAAGGTCCTGATTATCTTTTTCAAGCTCATCCATCTCTTCCTGAAACTCTTCAAATTTCTCAGAAATTTTCTTTTGTTCCTCCAAAAAATCATCCTCTGAAGTTTCTGATAATTCCTCTTGCTCTTCTGAAAGCTTTTCTAAATCCCGGGCTACTTTTTGAAGCTTTTCCTCTACATAATATCGTTTCGTCAATTCTAAAAGCTGTTCCAGGTTGCGCTCTTCACTTTGATTCCTTTTAGATAATTCTTCCAACTTCTCCCCCAGTTCTTCCCTATTAATCTTGTCAGCTATTTCTTTCAATTCATCCAATAAGGCTTCATCTTCTTTTAAGCGTTCCTCATTTCTATCTAACCGCTTTTTTAATTCATCCTTTTCTGCAGATTCATTTCCCAATTCATCCTGCCCTTCTTCAAAACTTTTCTTTAGCTTTTCGGAATAATTGCGCATCATTTCCGATTGCTGCTTTTGTCTTTGAATAAAATTTTCCAACTTTTTACGCTGATTATAATCAAGATCTTTATTCTCTTTTTGAATTTGATTCAATTCATTCAATTCTTCATCAGAAGATTTGATATCTTTTAAACTCTGGTTTAAATTATTTATTGATTCTCCCTGTTGTTTAAGTTTCTCTTCCTGCAACTCATCGGTGGTTTTTCTTCTAAAACTATAGGTATTACTTTTAGTACTTTTAGAACCATTTACAGCATCATTGTCCCAAAGCTGAAAATAGAAATTATACGAAATGCCCCGTTCCAAATCCAGGTCTCCCGGAAATGTATAATGAAAATCGTCAAAAGCGGCTCTCGCTATCTCGATAGTCTCTATTTTTAAGCTATCTTTTTCATTTTCAGTGTAATAAACAAGTTGTAAACGATTTAGGCCATAATCATCGGAAAGTTTTCCGTAGAAATATTGCGTATTGTTATCTATACTATCCAGTTTTTGCTGAATTTCCATTTGGGGATATTCATCTTGAATAACACGCACCGAATAGTCTAAAGCTTCAAACTCTTTTATAGAATTATTGGAAGTACTCACACGATAATCCAGCCTGGAATAAACAGCCTGTGAATATTGAAAATTTGAATTATTAGGTTTGAGATTTATTAAAGAATCCTGAGTTGAAAATTTGATAATATCTGTATTCCTGGTATTAAAACTCCAGGTAATTTTTGTACCCTCTGGAACATTTACATTTCCGGTTCCACTTAAACTGTCGTTTGATTTTCTTATATAAGCAGGATACTCAAATTGCATCGTGAAATCCAGTAGTTTTGGAACTTTAAGGACTTCAAGTTCGTATTCCCTGGAATTAATTCCATTTGCCTTAAGCTGAAAATCTACATTAGTTTTAAGTCGGTTAAAAGTATAATCAAACCTACCTGGCGTAATTTGCTTTAAAAAATAAGTTTGTCCGTTATAGCTAATCTCAGGTTTTTCAGGAGTAATTTCTCCCTCGGTAGCTACAAGAATCGTGTAAGAGGAATTTTCCTGAACCTGAAGCGAATCGTTTAAAATTTTAAACTGAAAAGGCGCCGGAGCTTCAAAAGCTGTATTGTGTTTAGCCAACCTATCAAAAGGGCCAGCCATTAAATTGATATTACCGGAAAAAAAGAGAGCCAAAATTAATACTACGGGAAATAAAGCATATTTCAGGTATTTGTTATTGGTTTTATAATCTACAGCGCGAGTAAAGGGAACTTTATTTAATTCAGCCGATTTCTGCTCGATCCCCGCAAGTAGTAATTCAGATTGCTGCGTATCTTTTTTAAGCTGAAGAACATTTAGCAATTTATCGTTTACTTCAGGAAAATGAGCCCCGATAATTTTAGAAGCTTCTTCTTCATTAATTCCCTTAGAAAATTTGAAAAGTTTTGCCAGTGGAATTAAAATGAAATAGGCCAGGAGCATCACCTCTACCCCAACGAAAATCCAAAAAAGAAAAGTTCGCAAGCCGGTTTCTAACCATAGAAAATGTTCTATAGCCAAAACGCCTAAAAAATAGACCAGCCCAATGGCTAAAAATAAAATTAAACCTTTCAGCAATTTGTTCAGGTAAAACTTCCTGATAAAAGCTTCCAGTTTTTTTCTAATCTGCTTATAACTTTCCATCCATCATCATATTTCAAGTCTAAAAATACAACAATTTTAGAGGAGTTATCAAGAACCTCGCCGCAAGCCTTAAGGTATAATTGGAGAACAATATAAAGTTAATAGACAAAGCCTCGAATAATAAAACCTCCATAAGGAATTCGAGCAGGATTGGTATTGCCCGCATTAGGTTTCGTTCAATAAGGTTGTATCTTTGCCCTTAAAAACAAATTTAGATATGTCTGCTAAAGTTCGCGTGCGTTTTGCGCCAAGTCCAACCGGCCCTTTGCATATTGGCGGGGTAAGAACAGCTTTATATAATTATTTATTTGCCAAAAAACACCAGGGAGATTTTGTGTTGCGTATAGAAGATACCGATCAAAACCGATACGTTGAAGGCGCCGAAGATTATATCATTGAATCGCTTAACTGGTGCGGGATTCCTTTTGATGAAGGCCCTGGAAAAGAAGGTGATTACGGGCCTTATCGCCAAAGTGAACGCAAAGATATTTACCGAAAATATGCTGAAGAACTTATCAAAACCGATAATGCTTATTATGCTTTTGATACAGCTGAAGAATTAGATGCGCATAGAAAAGACCACGAAGAGAAAGGGAAAACCTTTATCTACAACTGGCATAACCGGATGAAATTGCAGAATTCCCTTGCCCTTTCTGAAGACGAGGTTAGGGATAAATTAGATGCCGATGAAAACTACGTGATCAGGTTTAAATCTCCTGAAAGCGAAAATCTTCATATTTCAGATGAAATTCGTGGCAAGATGGAAATTGACACCAGCACTTTAGACGATAAAGTTTTGTTCAAAAGTGACGGGATGCCAACTTATCATTTGGCCAATATTGTTGATGATCATTTAATGGAAATCTCTCATGTTATTCGTGGTGAAGAGTGGTTGCCATCTTTAGCGTTGCATTTTATGCTATACCGAGCTTTTGGCTGGGATGCACCTAAATTTGCGCATTTGCCGCTTATTTTAAAACCACAGGGAAAAGGAAAATTAAGCAAAAGAGATGGAGATAAATTAGGTTTTCCAGTATTCCCGCTGGAATGGAAAGATCCAAATTCAGGAGAAATTTCTGCAGGTTATAGGGAAGATGGATATTTCCCGGAAGCCGTTACCAATATGCTAGCCTTTTTAGGTTGGAATCCAGGAACAGAACAGGAATTCTTTAAATTAAACGAACTTGTTGAAGCTTTTGAAATAGACCGTGTTCATAAGGGTGGAGCGAAGTTTGACCCAGAGAAAACCAAGTGGTTTCAGCAACATTATATGCACGAAGCAGATGAAAAAGTAATTGCTGGAAAACTTGAAAATATACTTCAAAAAAGAGAGATAGAAGTTTCTTCTGATTATGCCCTGAAAGTGGTGAAACTGATGAAAGAACGCGCTGTTTTTGTAAACGATATTTGGGAGCAGGGATATTTCTTCTTCGTTGCCCCTACCTCCTACGATCCTAAAAATGCGAAAAAAGCATGGAAGGATGATACTGCTGATCTAATGCAGGAATTAACTCAGGTTTTAGAAAAACAGGAAGATTTTAAAGCAGAAGCCGTTCAGGCCGAAGTAAAAGCCTGGATCCAGCAAAAAGAAGTTGGTTTTGGGAAAGTAATGCAACCCTTTAGATTAGCCCTGGTTGGTGCTATGCAAGGGCCAGACCTTTACGAAATCGCTGAAATGATTGGAAAAGAAGAAACTATTTCCCGTTTGGAAAAAGCGATAAAAACGCTGGGATAACAATTTAGAATAAAATAGGCATTTGCACGTATTGCGAATGAGGTTCGAGTGAAGCAATCTTTTCTTGAAGAGATTGCTTCACCCGATAAAAATCGGGTTCGCAATGACAATAACAGCCTATTTTTTGTTCATACCTTACCGCATAGCTAAGCAAACTGCTTCAAATCAAGCTGACGAATCATTATTGCTGAAAAATAAAATTTGATTTGGAGTAAAGCCTCGGCGCATTTAATCTCGATTATCGAGCAAAGTTTCACTATCTTGGGAGAATCAACTTATATCTCCTAAAATTATGATTAGCTACGTTTTTATTCCAATTATTCTTGTTTTTCTTCTTGTTCTGCTCTTCTCGGGTATTTTCACTGTACGTCAACAAAAAGCGGCGATTCTTGAACGATTTGGAAAATTTAAAAGCATTAAAAATTCCGGACTTCATTTAAAGATTCCTATAATAGATCAAATTGCCGGTAGAATCAATTTAAAAGTACAGCAGCTGGATGTTTTGGTCGAAACTAAAACCAAGGATAATGTATTTGTTAAGCTGAAAATATCGGTACAATTTCAGGTAATTAGAACTAATATTTACGACGCGTTTTATAAACTTGAAAGTCCATCAGACCAGATCACGTCTTATGTTTTTGATGTTGTACGAGCTGAAGTTCCAAAAATGATCTTAGATGATGTTTTTGAACGAAAAGACGATATCGCCATCGCTGTTAATAGAGAACTTAACGAATCTATGCAGGATTATGGTTACGACATCATTAAAACGCTTGTAACAGACATTGATCCAGATGAACAGGTAAAACATGCGATGAACAGAATAAACTCGGCAGAACGCGAGAAAGTGGCCGCAGAATATGAAGGAGAAGCCGAAAGGATACGAATTGTAGCTAAAGCCCGTGCAGAAGCCGAAAGTAAACGTTTACAGGGTCAGGGAATTGCCGACCAAAGAAGGGAAATTGCCCGCGGACTTGAAGAAAGTGTTGATGTTTTAAATAATGTAGGGATTAATTCACAGGAAGCTTCGGCTTTAATTGTGGTGACGCAGCATTACGATACACTGCAGGCCATTGGTGAAGAAACCAACAGTAATCTTATTTTATTGCCGAATTCACCCCAGGCCGGTAGCGATATGCTAAACAATATGGTGGCCTCTTTTACGGCTTCGAACCAGATTGGAGAAGCTATGCGCAAGAAAAATGAAGAAATTGAACAGGAGAAAAAGAATCAGGGTGATTCCAAACGGAAATAATTTCCTAAAAATCTCTTCTGGTATAAAAAAGGTTTGAAGGTTTATTTTTGAATCATACGTCATTCTGAATTTATTTCAGAATCTAATTAGAACTCCGAACTAATTTCGGAGTAAGCCCTAAAACAAGTTAAGGTTGACGGATAAAATAAACTTTCAAACCCTTATAATATATCTATAAGAAATCTTTTAGCCTTTTACTTTAGCGGTTACTTTTTTCAATCCAGTAAGTTTAGTTACCGCTTTAAGAATAAATGCTTTTTGTAAAATTGAACCTACCATACTACCGGCAAGAGATAATGGTGATAACGCGCCTTTTGTGCGCTCAATATTCAATTTAATCTCTTCCTGGTCTATCTTGGTTTGAAGTTCAAGAATTTTAAGATCCCGATCTATTTCTTTGAATGAACTATACTCCTTCATAGCAATTAATCCTTAAAAAATTTTCTTGATACTTTAACTAAAAGATACTTTTCAATAGGTTTTCTACCGAATAGCAATATTCCAAGAACAACTAAAAAGTAGAAGCCCCCAACAATAAAATAACCGGAACTTGGTGTACCAATAGCCTCACTAATAAGTATTGCGAAGGCTACAGATATCAAGATTAAGGCAAAAATTAAAAAAATACCTAACAAAAGACCCTGAACGAGACCAATAGCCCCTTTCATTGCCTGTTTAAAGAATTTGAGTTTATAATATTCGGAGTTACTGTGAGAAAACGCCTTTAAATTATATTTTAACTCGTCTATACTATTAGATAGTTTTTCAAATGCCATAAAGTTATACTATACTACTGCTTTATTTGGTTTCCCTTTGTTATCGTCAGCTTTACCATCCTTTTGTAATTTGGCATTTTGCTTTCTTAACTCCTCCAATTTGGTTTCCATGGCGGTAAGAATATCGTCAGCTTTATGACTTGCAGAAGATAGAGTTTCTTCTAAACGAGTTTCAAAATCTACACGAGCTTGTTTAGCCTTTTCAGTTAAATTAGAAGAAGTCTCAGTATACTTTTTGTTCAATTTATCCTGAGCTTTTTTAGACTCGTCTTTTAATTTTTTACGGGTTTTTTCACCGCTATCTGGAGCATATAATAATCCCACACCTGCTCCAATTGCAGCCCCGGTAATCAATGCTAATAGTGTACTTCCTGTATTTGCCATAATAGTTTTTGTTAGTTAAGTTATTACTAAACCCAAATATACAAGATGGGTAAAGGCAATGCTGTTAATAACCGGTTAATATGTTAAAATGCTTTACTAAAATATTCTTAAAAAGTCACTTAACCAAATGGATTACAGCTTATTTAATCTTCGCCCATGAATCTCTTAAGCCCACAGTACGATTAAAAATTGGCTTTCCTTCTATCGATTCTTTATCTACACAGAAATAACCAATTCTTTGAAACTGGAATTTATCCTGAATTCCCGCCGTTTTTAAACTTGGCTCAACATAACCCGTAATTA contains the following coding sequences:
- a CDS encoding YtxH domain-containing protein codes for the protein MANTGSTLLALITGAAIGAGVGLLYAPDSGEKTRKKLKDESKKAQDKLNKKYTETSSNLTEKAKQARVDFETRLEETLSSASHKADDILTAMETKLEELRKQNAKLQKDGKADDNKGKPNKAVV
- a CDS encoding phage holin family protein, which codes for MAFEKLSNSIDELKYNLKAFSHSNSEYYKLKFFKQAMKGAIGLVQGLLLGIFLIFALILISVAFAILISEAIGTPSSGYFIVGGFYFLVVLGILLFGRKPIEKYLLVKVSRKFFKD